From a region of the Balaenoptera musculus isolate JJ_BM4_2016_0621 chromosome 15, mBalMus1.pri.v3, whole genome shotgun sequence genome:
- the CSNK2A1 gene encoding casein kinase II subunit alpha, which translates to MSGPVPSRARVYTDVNTHRPREYWDYESHVVEWGNQDDYQLVRKLGRGKYSEVFEAINITNNEKVVVKILKPVKKKKIKREIKILENLRGGPNIITLADIVKDPVSRTPALVFEHVNNTDFKQLYQTLTDYDIRFYMYEILKALDYCHSMGIMHRDVKPHNVMIDHEHRKLRLIDWGLAEFYHPGQEYNVRVASRYFKGPELLVDYQMYDYSLDMWSLGCMLASMIFRKEPFFHGHDNYDQLVRIAKVLGTEDLYDYIDKYNIELDPRFNDILGRHSRKRWERFVHSENQHLVSPEALDFLDKLLRYDHQSRLTAREAMEHPYFYTVVKDQARMGSSSMPGGSTPVSSASMMSGISSVPTPSPLGPLAGSPVIAAANPLGMPVPAAAGAQQ; encoded by the exons ATGTCGGGACCCGTGCCAAGCAGGGCCAGAGTTTACACAGATGTTAATACGCACAGACCCCGAGAGTACTGGGATTACGAGTCACATGTGGTGGAATGGGG AAATCAAGATGACTACCAGCTGGTTAGAAAATTAGGCCGGGGTAAATACAGTGAAGTATTTGAAGCCATCAacatcacaaataatgaaaaagttgttGTTAAAATTCTCAAG CcagtaaagaagaagaaaatcaagcGTGAAATAAAGATTTTGGAGAATTTGCGAGGCGGTCCCAACATCATCACACTGGCAGACATTGTAAAAGACCCTGTG tCACGAACTCCTGCCTTGGTTTTTGAACACGTAAACAACACAGACTTCAAG CAATTGTACCAGACGTTAACAGACTATGATATTCGATTTTACATGTATGAGATTCTGAAG GCCCTGGATTATTGTCACAGCATGGGGATTATGCACAGAGATGTAAAGCCCCATAATGTCATGATTGATCATGAGCACAGAAAG ctaCGGCTAATAGACTGGGGTTTGGCTGAGTTTTACCATCCTGGCCAAGAATATAACGTCCGAGTTGCTTCCCGATATTTCAAAGGTCCTGAGCTACTTGTAGACTATCAG ATGTATGATTATAGTTTGGATATGTGGAGCTTGGGTTGTATGCTGGCAAGTATGATCTTCCGGAAGGAGCCATTTTTCCATGGACATGACAATTATGATCAG TTGGTGAGGATAGCCAAGGTTCTGGGGACAGAAGATTTATATGACTATATTGACAAATACAACATTGAATTAGATCCACGTTTTAACGATATCTTAGGCAG ACATTCCCGTAAGCGATGGGAACGCTTTGTCCACAGTGAAAACCAGCACCTTGTCAGCCCTGAGGCCTTGGATTTCCTGGACAAGCTGCTGCGGTACGACCACCAGTCACGGCTCACCGCAAGAGAGGCCATGGAGCACCCCTATTTCT ACACTGTTGTGAAGGACCAGGCTCGAATGGGCTCATCTAGCATGCCAGGGGGCAGTACGCCTGTCAGCAGCGCCAGTATGATGTCAG GGATTTCTTCAGTGCCAACCCCTTCACCCCTTGGACCTCTGGCAGGCTCACCAGTGATTGCTGCTGCCAACCCCCTCGGGATGCCTGTTCCAGCTGCCGCTGGCGCTCAGCAGTAA